The following proteins are co-located in the Acropora palmata chromosome 11, jaAcrPala1.3, whole genome shotgun sequence genome:
- the LOC141896664 gene encoding alanine--glyoxylate aminotransferase 2, mitochondrial-like: MFRGLCAWRELRHCLAFIDSRCSCSAVFGLRCSQRSVQTSSGPVHQKVAPMDPGLEMPKCDFEPEPYQGISFEHAKEVRKNFLNPALFTYYKNPVFISKGHMQWLWDNEGKRYLDLFAGIVTVSVGHCHPHVTEAAKKQLDTLWHTTNIYYHPTIHEFAELMVSKMPGNLKVCYFVNSGTEANDMAIMMARAHTGSYDMLSLRNGYHGTSPGTLGVLAHSTWKLNVPVNFGFFQTINPDVYQGPWGGANCRNSIAQTDRPCDCSPGQCMASKMYVDQLKDVLVHSTSKKVAGFIAELIQGVGGAVHLPKGFLKAAYELIRERGGVCIADEVQTGFGRLGTHYWGFETEGVTPDIVTMAKGIGNGFPMAAVVTTPEIAKSFAQAVHFNTFGGNPIASAVGKAVLEAIDQDGTQENANVVGNYFLEKLLQVKSEFPDVVGDVRGRGLMIGVELVTDKESKTPLPAERFVPIWEDIKDMGVLIGKGGLYGNVFRIKPPMCITKEDVDFGIEVMRTALTRYTLNE, encoded by the exons ATGTTTCGAGGGCTTTGTGCGTGGAGAGAACTACGTCATTGCCTTGCGTTTATCGATTCAAGATGCAGCTGTTCCGCGGTGTTTGGGTTAAGATGCAGCCAGAGGAGCGTACAGACCAGTTCAG GCCCAGTACATCAAAAGGTTGCACCCATGGATCCAGGATTAGAAATGCCAAAATGTGACTTTGAGCCTGAACCATATCAG GGGATCTCATTTGAACATGCCAAAGAAGTGAGAAAGAACTTCCTTAACCCTGCATTGTTTACTTATTACAAGAACCCTGTATTCATCTCAAAG GGTCACATGCAGTGGTTGTGGGATAATGAAGGCAAGAGATACCTGGATTTATTTGCTGGCATTGTAACTGTTAGTGTGGGACATTGCCACCC CCATGTTACTGAAGCTGCCAAGAAACAATTAGATACTTTATGGCACACAACAAACATTTATTATCATCCAACCATTCATGAATTTGCTGAGCTTATGGTGTCCAAGATGCCTGGAAACCTGAAG GTCTGCTATTTTGTTAACAGTGGAACTGAAGCCAATGACATGGCAATTATGATGGCAAGGGCACATACAGGAAGCTATGACATGCTTTCTCTAAG GAATGGATACCACGGTACTAGCCCCGGCACCCTGGGAGTTCTTGCCCACAGCACATGGAAACTCAACGTTCCTGTTAACTTTGGCTTTTTCCAG ACCATCAACCCTGATGTATACCAAGGTCCATGGGGAGGGGCCAACTGCCGAAATTCTATTGCACAG ACAGACCGACCCTGTGACTGCTCACCAG GTCAATGCATGGCATCTAAGATGTATGTTGATCAACTTAAAGATGTTTTGGTGCATTCCACCAGCAAGAAAGTTGCTGGATTTATTGCTGAGCTTATTCAG GGTGTAGGAGGTGCAGTTCACTTACCCAAAGGTTTTCTCAAAGCTGCATATGAGCTGATCCGCGAGCGAGGTGGAGTGTGCATCGCAGATGAG GTTCAAACTGGATTTGGTCGTCTTGGTACCCACTATTGGGGTTTTGAAACAGAAGGTGTTACTCCAGATATCG TGACTATGGCCAAAGGAATAGGGAATGGTTTCCCAATGGCTGCAGTAGTAACAACACCAG AAATCGCCAAAAGCTTTGCTCAAGCAGTCCATTTCAACACATTTGGTGGGAATCCCATAGCCTCAGCCGTTGGGAAAGCTGTGTTGGAG GCCATTGACCAAGATGGCACGCAAGAGAATGCCAATGTTGTTGGAAACTACTTTCTGGAGAAACTCCTGCAAGTCAAGAGTGAGTTCCCGGATGTGGTTGGTGACGTCAGAGGCAGGGGGTTGATGATTGGTGTCGAGCTAGTGACTGATAAG GAATCCAAGACACCTTTACCAGCGGAGAGGTTTGTTCCCATTTGGGAAGATATCAAAGACATGGGCGTACTGATCGGCAAAGGTGGACTTTATGGAAAT GTGTTTCGTATAAAGCCACCAATGTGTATAACCAAGGAGGACGTTGACTTTGGTATTGAAGTGATGAGGACTGCGTTGACCAGATACACTCTAAACGAATGA